Proteins from a genomic interval of Heterodontus francisci isolate sHetFra1 chromosome 31, sHetFra1.hap1, whole genome shotgun sequence:
- the LOC137347045 gene encoding claudin-4-like, with protein MASTALQLLGFFIGIVGWIMACGTIGMPQWKVTPFIGNTIVTSEMVWEGIWMNCIYQGTGYIQCKMYESQLALPPDIQLARALMCMSIVSGISAITLSSVGMKCTKCSWEDERFQAKITVIGGIFFTLAGLCVLIPVSWTANSIIVDFYNPQVPVFLKRELGNALFLGWGAACILVIGGGLLCCSWPQRKEYRRDHQRSQMSGQTMSQSKPPVRGFTMKEYV; from the coding sequence ATGGCCAGCACTGCTCTGCAGTTGCTTGGATTCTTCATTGGGATAGTAGGATGGATTATGGCCTGCGGGACCATTGGAATGCCACAGTGGAAAGTGACACCCTTCATTGGAAATACTATTGTGACCTCTGAGATGGTGTGGGAAGGGATCTGGATGAATTGTATCTATCAAGGAACAGGGTACATACAGTGCAAGATGTATGAATCACAGTTGGCACTTCCACCAGATATCCAGCTGGCTAGAGCCCTCATGTGCATGTCCATTGTTTCAGGAATTTCAGCCATTACCCTTTCGAGTGTGGGGATGAAATGTACCAAGTGTTCATGGGAGGATGAGAGGTTCCAGGCAAAGATCACTGTGATTGGTGGCATCTTCTTCACTCTCGCTGGGCTATGCGTTCTTATCCCAGTGTCCTGGACTGCAAACTCCATCATTGTTGATTTTTACAACCCCCAGGTTCCTGTCTTCTTAAAGAGGGAGCTGGGAAATGCTCTTTTTCTGGGCTGGGGAGCCGCATGTATCCTGGTCATTGGAGGAGGTCTTCTCTGTTGCTCTTGGCCACAAAGAAAGGAATATAGACGCGACCATCAAAGGAGCCAAATGTCAGGTCAAACCATGTCTCAGAGTAAACCCCCAGTCAGAGGGTTTACGATGAAAGAGTATGTCTGA